The genome window CGCGGCCATCTTGCGGCGCAGCTCGTCGAACACCTCGTCGGCGTCGCGGACGCGGCCAGCCTCCGCGTCCTCAAGGCCGCGCTTTATCGACCCGTCCAATATCCGGCGTAGCAGCTCGTCGCGTAAATCGTGGTGCGGCTCCATGTCGATGAAGTTCTTGACGATCGCGAACACCGCCTCGGAAGGATCGGCGAACATGCCGCGCTCGATCCGCTCCAACAGCCAGTCGGCCTGATCGCCGGTAAGATACGCCTCGAAGCGCAAGCCGCCCGCGCGGGCCTGCTCGCGCAGCGCCTTGGCCTGGTCGCGCTCGGCATAGTTGTCGGCGAAAGCCGTGTCCTCGTCCTGGTCCATATCGCTCCCTTTCGGCGGTGGATCTCGGGACCGTTTAAACGGCTCCATCGGATCGCCATGAGTGTGTGATAAAGGACATTATCACATATAGAGAGCCAAAGGAATCGACTTTGAGGATGAACGGGTAGCTCGTTGGTGCAACGGTCGCTGCGAACGATGGGCTTGCCAGGGCAAGCGTCGCCAATGCGACAAGCATGGCGCGAACCGCCATTTTCATGGATCTCTCCTTTTCAGGTCGTGGGGCCGGTCCTCACGGTTATCCGGCTCCCGTTAGCGGGGTCATTGCCCGCCCCTGAAAAGTAGCCCCAAGGATGGGGACGACGCCAATCAACTTGTCGTGGTCGCTCGGTTGCGGTCGCTGGCGCTCAAGCTCATATTCTGGCGATTGGTGAGGAAAACGTATGGGTATACTGGCAAATTCAGTGAAGATAGGCGTGCTGCTCTCAGCAGCAGGGCCGGTTGCCGCGCAGTCTGCGAGAGAACAGCCGCGTGTCGTCACCATGCCAGATGGCCGAACCGTGTATGTCGTGCCAGCGCAGCGAGGAGATACCCGCACGAAGCAGCCGCCGGTGCGTACCGTGGTCGCGCCGGATGGTCGCACCATTTACGTGGTAGAAGAGCAGCCCAAGGACACGCGCACGCAAAGGCAGCGCTGTCTGGATGAGGAAGTAGCGGCCGAAGGCGGATCGCCTTCACAACTAGCAATGGGCGCGATCGACCTAAAATGCAGCCAGCGTTGAAAAGTAGTAGGTGATGAGCATGGCCATGCTCCTGGACCTCAGGCGTCGTTCGCTAGCTCGTCCTGCCCCTGATAGTCATCCGGGTCGAACCCGAGCTTCTCGCGCATCAACTCTGCAGCCTTCTCGACTGGATCGAAACCAAGGCGATCTATCGCGCGCTGTCGGGCCTCGGGGTCTCTCATGAGATGCAGGAGGTACTTTGCAGCTGCCAAGCGGCGCGCGGTGGCATTGCCTTCAAGGCTTCCATCGTCATCATTGGAAGGCGGCGGGCGGTCCATCCCGTCACGCTATCGCATATCTCATCTGCTGGCAAAGGCCAGAGGCTGCGAGCAAAGAGCCGAAACCTTTAAGCGGCACGCCGTAGACCGCACCGAGATCATTGGTCTTTGCCAACGGGCGACAGGCCCTAGCGCCAGAGCGCAGCAAAGCGGCGGAACTATTCCCTAGCGCTTGGGTTTTTGATATAGGTTCGGCAATGCCGACTGTCCTGCGCATAGATGGCCTGCGGGTCGTGATCTATCCGAACGATCATCGTCCCGCTCATGTCCATGTTAAAGGGGCGGACGGCGAGGCGGTTTTCATCCTGCATTGCACCGATGGTCCGCCGGAGTTGCGGGAGAGCTACGGTTTCAAACTGCCGGCGCTAGGCGGCATCAAGGATGCCCTACAGGCGGCGCTGGCAGCCCTGTGCGCGGAATGGAGTGCTATTCATGGCAGTTACTGAACAGGAGTTCGATCAGGCCGAAAAGCGCATGACTGAACTGCGCGCCGCTGGCCATGCCGTCTCGGCGCGCTACGATCGCCGCCGCGCGCGCGTAGTGGTGGCGCTGAATACGGGTGTCGAGCTGACATTTCCGGCGCGGCTCGCCGAAGGCTTGGCCGACGCTCCCCCCGATGCGCTGACCGACATTGAGGTTAGCGCTGCCGGGTTGGGCCTGCATTGGCCCAAGCTCGACACCGATCTCTACGTACCCGCACTGTTGCAAGGCGTTTTCGGCTCGAAGCAATGGATGGCGCAGCAGCTAGGCGCGCAAGGCGGCCGATCGCGCACTGCGGCCAAGGTCGCGGCTGCGCGGGCGAACGGCCGCAAGGGCGGCCGCCCGAAGAAGTCGGCCAACGGCTGACGGAATCACCCGTGCGGCCGCGCGGACCCTGGGACGCGCCGCCGCTTTCGCCCTTGTCAGACCCTCCAAACAACATCGGCCCCGCCTGTCAGGGCGGGGCCGTCGATTCGGGATCAGAAGACAAAGGCCCGCTGTCGGCCAAGCTGTGACCATTGCAAATGGCCGGAACGGTCATGGCTAAACCATCCGTCCTCGATGCCGATAATCATGCCCTGAGTCTCGTCATCGGCGCACATCCGCTTCAAAACTTGATTGCCGTTGCGAGCTTCAGCGCGCCACCAGCTCGGCAAGCTGACCTATCAACGCGTCGGCTTTGTAGGGTTTGGCGATGAAAGCAGCGCCAGCAGGCAGCGTGCCGGGATCGGGCTGAATCCGTCCGGAGGTTACGAGAATGGCGATCTCCGGCCAACCCTCGGTGATCACGCCCGCGAGCGCCAGGCCGGTCATTCCCGACATCTCGATATCGGTGAATACCGTTCCAATGTCGTCACGGCCTTCAAGAATGGTGAGCGCGTCGGCCGCTTCGCACGCCTCGAACACGCGATAGCCCGCGTCCATGAGAATATCGGCCGCAAAGGCTCGCACAAGCGGTCCGTCCTCGACTATCAGAACGGCCGCCTCATGGCTGACCCTCGTGCCCGGTGATGTCATTGCGCTTGATCTCCCTGCTGATCCCCTCCCTTGTTGGTCGACTCGACACTTATCCCTTCCGCCGCGTCACGCAGCATTCCGGCCCAGCAGCCGAGTATGAGCGCCTCGTCAGGCGCGATTTCGTCAGTCAATACCGCATAAATGCCAAGAAGGTTGGCGGTTTCCTCAAGGGACTCGATCCCCTTTCGCGCCATCAACGTAGCGAACACCGTCAACGCGCCGCCGATTGCCCGCACAAGGGCGGGGTCGGCCGTTATGCGAAGGGGATCGGGATCGCTGCCATGTGTCGCGCTCTGCTCCATTTCAGGCACCCCATGCACTGTCAGGAAGTGGGACAACCGGCTCTGTTGCAAAAATCGTGAAGCTTGAGCATGCTTGGCGGAGATTGGACGGACGGAACGATGACGGATTTCAAGTGGCGCCATTTCCAGGGTGATGTGATCCTGTGGGCGGTGCGCTGGTATTGTCGCTATCCGATCAGCTATCGCGACCTTGAGGAAATGCTGGCGGAACGCGGCATTTCGGTCGACCATACGACGATCTATCGCTGGGTCCAGTGCTACGCCCCGGAGATGGAGAAGCGGCTGCGCTGGTTCTGGCGGCGTGGCTTTGATCCGAGCTGGCGCCTGGATGAAACCTACGTCAAGGTGCGGGGCAAGTGGACCTACCTGTACCGGGCAGTCGACAAGCGGGGCGACACGATCGATTTCTACCTGTCGCCGACCCGCAGCGCCAAGGCAGCGAAGCGGTTCCTGGGCAAGGCCCTGCGAGGCCTGAAGCACTGGGAAAAGCCTGCCACGCTCAATACCGACAAAGCGCCGAGCTATGGTGCAGCGATCACCGAATTGAAGCGCGAAGGAAAGCTGGACCGGGAGACGGCCCACCGGCAGGTGAAGTATCTCAATAACGTGATCGAGGCCGATCACGGAAAGCTCAAGATACTGATCAAGCCGGTGCGCGGTTTCAAATCGATCCCCACGGCCTATGCCACGATCAAGGGATTCGAAGTCATGCGAGCCCTGCGCAAAGGACAGGCTCGCCCCTGGTGCCTGCAGCCCGGCATCAGGGGCGAGGTGCGCCTTGTGGAGAGAGCTTTTGGCATTGGGCCCTCGGCGCTGACGGAGGCCATGGGCATGCTCAACCACCATTTCGCAGCAGCCGCCTGATCGGCGCAGAGCGACAGCCTACCTCTGACTGCCGCCAATCTTTGCAACAGAGCCGATCGACCGATTGCCGATCATCGGTTGACGATACGCGCATGTAGCCAACGAGCATGACGGAAAACCCCCAAAACCATGTTGTCGGACACATTTACAATCCGACAGTGTTTTTCGGACATTATGCGGGATCAGAGAGGCCGCGCAATAGCGTGCGCGGCGGAGATCGTCAGGAGTTGCGCCACGGCATGACGGGATTCAGGTGAAATCCGTGATTCGCCCCTAGCCCCTATAGGCCGATAGGGCACGCCGATACGCCCCTCGGCAGTGCCGCGCCGGCGTAGGGTGGCGGCGATATGGCGCTCGGCCGCTACGCGATCGGCGAAGGCATGACGCTGAGCTTGGCCGCGCGCGCCGATCAGCGGTCATTGTTCGCCGGCTTGACCTCGATCGTGCAGCGCACCGTCTTTTTCGCCTTGGCGGCAGCCGCGCCGCACGCTTCGATCGTCTCGCGATTGTCCCGCGCCAGATTGGCGGCCGCGACGATCCCCTCCCAGCTCGCCGGCGATGCGCGCTGCATCAGATGCGTGCCGGCATCCCATAGCGTCGGTTCGGCAAGCGCCCGCGTCGCCATGCGCTCCGGCAACTGCCAGCTATCGGGCATGGCGCGCGCGATCAGGCCGGCGAGAAGCGCATAGAGCAATATCCCCAGCACCACGCCGCCCAACCCGATCCAAAACAGCCACCGATCCTGTTGCCAGCGCGCGCGCGTCGTTCCGATCAGCCCCCGCAATTCCCGCGCCGCCTCGCTCATGTCCGATCGCGTGCTGTTCACCAGGTTGTGCAGCTCGCCCGTCGCACTCGCCACCGAAGCGTTTACACGCTCTCCCATCGTCTCCGGGGTGAGTTTCATCGCGGGGCTTTTCGCGATCACATCGACCCGCTGGGTGAGCGCCAGCAATATCTTCTCGGTGTTGGCGAGCGTCGGCTGATAATCGGGAATCTCGATGGACTCGCGCGCGCGGGCTAACCCCTCGACCGCAAGGCGCACCAGCGCCACCTCGCCGCGCAACTGCTCGAACGCCGCCTGCGGATCGTCGCCGGCCCTGCCGTTGTTGCGATAATTATCCTCGTCCATCATCCTCTCCTTACCGGCTCATTCCGCGCCCCATGCCTATCCCTAAATCCCGCGCCAGCTCGCGGCCAAGGTCGCCGCTGTTCATGCCGCGCCCCCGGCCCATGCCGATCTCAAGCCCCAGCTCGCGGGTGCGATTACGCAGGACCAATTCCACCTGGGGATCGCGCTCAAGGCTTTTCGCCATGCCCGCCATTTCCTTGCCCGTGCGCTCCCGGCCCGCCATGTCGCCGGCGCGATAGAGGCGGTCGCGCTCCTGTTTGAGGCCCTGCCAGCGTTCCACGAACCGATCGGCGCGCAAGTTCGGATCGGCCCGCACGCGCGCCTCCTGGGCCATCGCCTCGATCATCGGGCCGCTGCGCCCCGCCGCCGCCTCGCGCAGCAAGGCGGGATCGCGCTGCATCGCCGATGCGAGGTCACGCGAGGCTCCCGGCCTGATCTGGTCCAGCGCCTGTGTCGTGCGCTCGAGCGCGACCTTTTGATGCTCAAGGACCGGAGCGCCCGACGCCCGCGCCTGCAACACCGCCTCGGCCGAACGCGAGGCCCGCTCGACCGCGCGGGCATAGTCGCGGCCCTGGCCGCGATCGGCAGGGACCGGCGCGCGCTCCGCGCCCTTCAGCGGCGCGGCCGACAGCTTCAGCCCGTCGAACATGCCGCGCTTGGGGGCCGCCTTCTCGCGCTCGCCTGCCGGCGTCGATTCCGGCGCTGGGCGCTGCGGGGCAGGCCGGAAGCCGTCGAACATGCCTCGCCGCGGTTGCCGCTCGGCCGCGGCTTGTCCCGCGCCAGCGCCGCGGTCGCCGGCATCGCGAACCGTGCGTGGATCTTCGCCCATCTGGCGCATGGTTCCCGCGCGCGGGCCAAGGATCTCCACCGGCGAGCGTTCCGCCCGTTCCGGCAATCGGATCTCGCCCGACAATCCGCGCCGGTCGGCGAAAGCACGAATCTCCGCATCCCGGTCGCGGCCATAGTCGGACGCCATATCCTTCGCCCGCTCGCGCGACAGCGTGCGGACAAGCCGGCGATCGTCGCCGAAGTCGTCGCGGCCGTAATGGAGCTGCACCCCGTCGCGGTGCCGCGACAACGCCACATAGGCCGAATGGCGGTCCATGCCGGGGGTCGCCAGCACATGCGCGCGATCGACCGTCACGCCCTGCGATTTATGGATGGTGGCGGCATAGCCGTGATCGACATGGGCATAATCTTTCAGGTCAAACGCGACCGATCGGCCATCGTCCAGCTTCACCGCCATGCGCTCCGGCGATACCTGCTCGACCTTCCCCAGCGTGCCGTTCCTCACCCCTAGCCCGCGCTCGTTTTTCAGGAACATGATGCGGTCGCCGGTCGCGAAGTCCCGCGCGCCGCGCTCGGCCGACACGCGCACGTCCGGCCCCAGCTCGCCGGCGTCGCGCAGCCGATCGCGCGCGGCCAGGTTCAAATCGCGCACCTCGGCATTGGTATGGGTGAGGATGATCCGCGACTGATCCGGCGCGGCGATGCGCTCGGCATCCCAGCGGTCCACAAGATCGGCGCGGGCCAGCTCACGCGTCTCGGCCGCCTGCACCATGCCATGCGCCTCATAGGCATGGATCGCCTCGCCTGCCCGGCCCGTCGCCAGCGCCTTGGTCGCGTCGCGCTGCCAGTCCTCGCACTGCCGGCGTATCTCGGTGATCTCGGCCCAACCGTGGCGCTCGGTCACGGCCCGGAACGCCGCCCCGGCCTCGATCGCCTGCAACTGCTCGGGGTCGCCGACAAGAACGACCTTCGCGCCCGCCTGTTCGGCATGGGACAGCACGCACTCCATCTGGCGCGTGCCGATCATGCCGGCCTCGTCTATCACCAGCACGTCGCGCGGGCCTAGCAGTTCGCGGCCCTGCTCCCATTGATATTCCATGCTCGCGATCGTCCGCGACGCGATGGCGGACCCGCCTTCCAGATTCTCGGCCGCGATGCCCGACAAGGCCGCGCCGCGCACCTGATAGCCCTGCGCCTCCCACGCCTCGCGCGCGACCCCCAGCATCGCCGACTTGCCGCTGCCGGCATAGCCGACGACCGACGCAAGGCCCTTGTCGCCGGTGATATGCGCCAACGCCCCGCGCTGCTCGGCCGACAGGTCAAGCCCCCTGCCCTCGGCCGACGCCAGCGCGCGGGTCACATGGGCGTCGGCGACACCATGCCCCCGGTCGATCGCCAGCCCCTCGGCCGCGCGTTCCAACCGCTGCTCGGCCGCGATCATGTCGCGCGACGTGAACCGATCCTCGCCCTTCCCGTCCCGCCCCAGCGCCACCAGCTCGGGCGAGGATCGCACCGCGCTCATCACCTGGTCGAACTGATCCTTGCCGTCGCTGTGCCGGAACGCGAACTGCGCCAGGTCGCGCCGGGTGAACGTCGCCTGTTGGCGGGCGATCGCGTCCAATGCGATTTCCGGCCTGGCGATGATCTTCTCGCCGTTCTCGCGCGCGATCCGGGCATGGTCCTCGACCCGCTCGGCCTCAAGCCCCTGTTCGGGCATCCGCGACGCCGCCGGCCCGATCTTGTGTTGGGGTTCAAGGTCGATGCCCTGCGCCTCCAACGTCCGGTGATCTATGCGGGCGTCTATATCCAGCTCGGCCAACCGCTCGTTGACATGATCGGCCCAGGCCACGCGCCATTCCTGCAACAGCGCCGTGCTGTTCCACTCGCGCACCTTCTGGCCGAAGCCCTCCGGGCCAACCTCGCGCATCGACAGCATGACATGCGCGTGCGGCTTGGGTTGCCCGTCCTTGCCCATGTCCCAATGTACATTCATGTCCGCGACCATGCCGCGTTCGACGAACTGCTTTTCGACAAAATCGCGGGCGAGCTGGATGCCCTGTTGCTGGTTCAGCTCGCGCGGAATCGAGAACTCCACCTCGCGCGCCAACTGCGCGTCCTTGCGCTTCTCGCCGGCCTCAACCTCGTTCCACAAGGTCGCGCGATCGTTTAAACGCTCCGGCGCACCCTCGGGAGCCAAGATTTCCGAATGGACGACGCCGGCCTTGTTTGAGAAATCATGGTCGCGCCCTAGCCGGTCATCGTGCAGCCGTTCCGCCGCACGATAGGCCGCGCTGGCAACGGCGCTCGATCCGTTGGCGCGGCTGATGACCTTGGCCGAGAAATGGTAGATCGCCATAACGGCCGCTATACTGCCCTTCTTAGCGCAGGTCGGCAACGATGTATAAGCGCGCACTCACACTCTCTGCCGTTCGCGTGATTGACTTCGCCGCATTTCTTGATCGGAACGGTTCCTCGCGCGCGCTATCGTGCTACGCTGCGGCTCCATTCATGGGCGCGAGGGAGAGAAGATGCGAAAGGTGCGCGACTATGACGCGGAACTGCGGGCGCTGAACGACAAGGCCAAGGCTTTGAAGGCCCGCAAGGTCCAGCAACTCGGCGAGCTGGTCACGTCCACCGGGGCCGATGCGCTCGATCTGGACACGCTCGCCGGTGCGCTGCTCGCCGCTGTGGAAGCGGCCGACGCGAACGAAAAGGAGGCGTGGCGCTCGCGGGGCGCGGCCTTCTTTCAAGGACGCGGTCGCAAGGCTGGCCGACGCACTGGCGGCAACGGTGAAGGCGCAAGGCAAACTGGCGCAGGCAAGGAACAGGCTTGAAGCCGCCGCGC of Sphingobium sp. MI1205 contains these proteins:
- a CDS encoding DUF4160 domain-containing protein, which codes for MPTVLRIDGLRVVIYPNDHRPAHVHVKGADGEAVFILHCTDGPPELRESYGFKLPALGGIKDALQAALAALCAEWSAIHGSY
- a CDS encoding DUF2442 domain-containing protein produces the protein MAVTEQEFDQAEKRMTELRAAGHAVSARYDRRRARVVVALNTGVELTFPARLAEGLADAPPDALTDIEVSAAGLGLHWPKLDTDLYVPALLQGVFGSKQWMAQQLGAQGGRSRTAAKVAAARANGRKGGRPKKSANG
- a CDS encoding response regulator, translated to MTSPGTRVSHEAAVLIVEDGPLVRAFAADILMDAGYRVFEACEAADALTILEGRDDIGTVFTDIEMSGMTGLALAGVITEGWPEIAILVTSGRIQPDPGTLPAGAAFIAKPYKADALIGQLAELVAR
- a CDS encoding IS6-like element IS6100 family transposase, with the protein product MTDFKWRHFQGDVILWAVRWYCRYPISYRDLEEMLAERGISVDHTTIYRWVQCYAPEMEKRLRWFWRRGFDPSWRLDETYVKVRGKWTYLYRAVDKRGDTIDFYLSPTRSAKAAKRFLGKALRGLKHWEKPATLNTDKAPSYGAAITELKREGKLDRETAHRQVKYLNNVIEADHGKLKILIKPVRGFKSIPTAYATIKGFEVMRALRKGQARPWCLQPGIRGEVRLVERAFGIGPSALTEAMGMLNHHFAAAA
- a CDS encoding DUF6118 family protein, producing MMDEDNYRNNGRAGDDPQAAFEQLRGEVALVRLAVEGLARARESIEIPDYQPTLANTEKILLALTQRVDVIAKSPAMKLTPETMGERVNASVASATGELHNLVNSTRSDMSEAARELRGLIGTTRARWQQDRWLFWIGLGGVVLGILLYALLAGLIARAMPDSWQLPERMATRALAEPTLWDAGTHLMQRASPASWEGIVAAANLARDNRETIEACGAAAAKAKKTVRCTIEVKPANNDR
- the traA gene encoding Ti-type conjugative transfer relaxase TraA; protein product: MAIYHFSAKVISRANGSSAVASAAYRAAERLHDDRLGRDHDFSNKAGVVHSEILAPEGAPERLNDRATLWNEVEAGEKRKDAQLAREVEFSIPRELNQQQGIQLARDFVEKQFVERGMVADMNVHWDMGKDGQPKPHAHVMLSMREVGPEGFGQKVREWNSTALLQEWRVAWADHVNERLAELDIDARIDHRTLEAQGIDLEPQHKIGPAASRMPEQGLEAERVEDHARIARENGEKIIARPEIALDAIARQQATFTRRDLAQFAFRHSDGKDQFDQVMSAVRSSPELVALGRDGKGEDRFTSRDMIAAEQRLERAAEGLAIDRGHGVADAHVTRALASAEGRGLDLSAEQRGALAHITGDKGLASVVGYAGSGKSAMLGVAREAWEAQGYQVRGAALSGIAAENLEGGSAIASRTIASMEYQWEQGRELLGPRDVLVIDEAGMIGTRQMECVLSHAEQAGAKVVLVGDPEQLQAIEAGAAFRAVTERHGWAEITEIRRQCEDWQRDATKALATGRAGEAIHAYEAHGMVQAAETRELARADLVDRWDAERIAAPDQSRIILTHTNAEVRDLNLAARDRLRDAGELGPDVRVSAERGARDFATGDRIMFLKNERGLGVRNGTLGKVEQVSPERMAVKLDDGRSVAFDLKDYAHVDHGYAATIHKSQGVTVDRAHVLATPGMDRHSAYVALSRHRDGVQLHYGRDDFGDDRRLVRTLSRERAKDMASDYGRDRDAEIRAFADRRGLSGEIRLPERAERSPVEILGPRAGTMRQMGEDPRTVRDAGDRGAGAGQAAAERQPRRGMFDGFRPAPQRPAPESTPAGEREKAAPKRGMFDGLKLSAAPLKGAERAPVPADRGQGRDYARAVERASRSAEAVLQARASGAPVLEHQKVALERTTQALDQIRPGASRDLASAMQRDPALLREAAAGRSGPMIEAMAQEARVRADPNLRADRFVERWQGLKQERDRLYRAGDMAGRERTGKEMAGMAKSLERDPQVELVLRNRTRELGLEIGMGRGRGMNSGDLGRELARDLGIGMGRGMSR
- a CDS encoding conjugal transfer protein TraD; the protein is MRKVRDYDAELRALNDKAKALKARKVQQLGELVTSTGADALDLDTLAGALLAAVEAADANEKEAWRSRGAAFFQGRGRKAGRRTGGNGEGARQTGAGKEQA